A window from Primulina eburnea isolate SZY01 chromosome 2, ASM2296580v1, whole genome shotgun sequence encodes these proteins:
- the LOC140823832 gene encoding aspartate--tRNA ligase, chloroplastic/mitochondrial-like isoform X7, whose protein sequence is MSLLLLRSLPAGAFRARHSPSSHLPFILAFGRIKSNPIASLQRRAIFSISASATSASETISISAHKHPPPPSSDANTAALEWVNRTAFCGELSEPDVGKRVRLCGWVALHRVHGALTFVTLRDHTGTVQVTTLPDEFPEAHSLMNGLRLEYVIAVEGFVRPRPVESINRNMKTGSIEVAAEHVHVLNAVSFKLPFLVTTAEETKDSIKEEIRLRYRCLDLRRPHMNSNIMLRHRVVKLIRRYLEDFHGFVEIETPILSRSTPEGARDYLVPSRIQPGLFYALPQSPQLFKQMLMVSGFDRYYQIARCFRDEDLRADRQPEFTQLDMEMAFTPLEDMLKLNEELIRKVFFEIIGVELPNPFPRLTYAEAMIRYGSDRPDTRFDLELKDVSDVFRGSTFKVFADTLSSGGIIKALCVPSGAKYYSNTALKKGDIYFEAIKSGAKGLPFLKVSSDGSLEGIPALVSSLDLAKQDCLLKLLLASSDDLILFAVGKPTSVNKILDRLRIHVANELCLIDHSRHSIMWVTDFPMFEWNDYEERFEALHHPFTAPNPEDMKDLSSARALAYDLVYNGVEIGGGSLRIYKRDIQEKVLEIVGISSEQEELLLGWIDFFPQDYHCPVCPYSLPFGGGCPAA, encoded by the exons ATGTCCCTCCTCCTCCTCCGCTCCCTTCCCGCCGGCGCTTTTCGCGCTAGGCACTCGCCGTCGTCACATCTGCCTTTCATTCTCGCCTTCGGCAGAATTAAATCGAATCCAATTGCTTCACTTCAGAGACGCGCGATCTTCTCAATTTCCGCTTCCGCCACTTCGGCTTCCGAAACCATCAGTATCTCTGCTCACAAACATCCGCCACCGCCCTCGTCCGATGCGAATACAGCCGCACTTGAATGGGTCAATCGAACCGCTTTTTGTGGCGAATTGTCCGAACCCGACGTCGGTAAGCGGGTCCGACTTTGTGGGTGGGTGGCCCTCCATCGTGTTCACGGCGCTCTCACATTTGTCACTCTTCGTGACCATACCGGAACTGTTCAG GTAACGACGCTCCCAGATGAGTTTCCCGAGGCCCATTCACTTATGAATGGGTTGAGACTTGAGTATGTAATAGCCGTGGAGGGTTTTGTTCGGCCTAGACCAGTTGAGTCGATCAACAGGAACATGAAGACTGGATCCATAGAG GTAGCTGCAGAACACGTCCATGTGTTGAATGCAGTAAGTTTTAAGTTACCTTTCTTGGTGACCACTGCAGAGGAAACAAAAGATTCCATTAAAGAGGAAATTAGACTGAG ATATCGATGCCTTGATTTACGAAGACCTCATATGAATTCAAACATAATGTTGCGGCATAGAGTGGTGAAACTTATTCGACGATATCTTGAGGATTTTCATGGTTTTGTGGAG ATTGAGACTCCAATTTTATCTAGATCTACTCCAGAAGGTGCAAGGGATTATTTAGTGCCTTCTAGAATTCAG CCAGGATTATTTTATGCTTTGCCTCAGAGTCCACAGCTTTTCAAGCAAATGCTCATGGTTTCTGGTTTTGATAGATACTATCAAATTGCAAG ATGCTTCAGGGATGAAGATCTGAGGGCAGATAGGCAACCTGAATTCACGCAGTTGGACATGGAAATGGCATTCACTCCTCTGGAAGACATGCTGAAGCTCAATGAAGAGTTAATCAGAAAG GTTTTTTTTGAGATCATTGGAGTTGAACTACCAAACCCTTTTCCAAGGCTTACATATGCTGAAGCTATGATCAGATATGGTTCAGATAGACCCGACACCCGTTTCGATCTTGAATTGAAAGAT GTATCTGATGTTTTCAGGGGTTCAACCTTCAAAGTATTTGCAGATACCTTGTCTAGTGGGGGAATCATTAAGGCATTATGTGTCCCTTCAGGAGCAAAATATTATTCAAATACAGCTCTCAAAAAGGGCGATATTTACTTTGAAGCCATAAAATCTGGAGCAAAGGGTCTGCCTTTCTTAAAGGTCTCAAGTGATG GGTCACTTGAAGGCATTCCTGCACTTGTGTCTAGTTTGGATCTGGCTAAGCAAGATTGTTTACTGAAGTTACTATTGGCCAGTTCAGATGATCTGATCCTGTTTGCAGTTGGTAAACCTACATCAGTTAATAAAATCTTAGACCGGCTGAGGATTCATGTAGCGAATGAGCTGTGCTTGATTGATCAC TCAAGACATTCAATCATGTGGGTGACTGATTTTCCAATGTTCGAATGGAATGACTACGAGGAGAGGTTTGAG GCCTTGCATCATCCATTCACTGCCCCTAACCCTGAGGATATGAAGGATCTTTCATCTGCTCGTGCCTTGGCCTATGACTTGGTTTATAACGGTGTTGAG ATTGGAGGAGGAAGCTTAAGAATCTACAAGCGTGACATACAAGAAAAGGTGTTGGAAATTGTTGGAATCTCCTCCGAACAG GAGGAATTGCTTTTGGGTTGGATAGACTT CTTTCCCCAAGACTACCACTGCCCAGTGTGCCCTTACTCGCTCCCCTTCGGAGGTGGATGCCCAGCAGCTTAA
- the LOC140823832 gene encoding aspartate--tRNA ligase, chloroplastic/mitochondrial-like isoform X1, producing MSLLLLRSLPAGAFRARHSPSSHLPFILAFGRIKSNPIASLQRRAIFSISASATSASETISISAHKHPPPPSSDANTAALEWVNRTAFCGELSEPDVGKRVRLCGWVALHRVHGALTFVTLRDHTGTVQVTTLPDEFPEAHSLMNGLRLEYVIAVEGFVRPRPVESINRNMKTGSIEVAAEHVHVLNAVSFKLPFLVTTAEETKDSIKEEIRLRYRCLDLRRPHMNSNIMLRHRVVKLIRRYLEDFHGFVEIETPILSRSTPEGARDYLVPSRIQPGLFYALPQSPQLFKQMLMVSGFDRYYQIARCFRDEDLRADRQPEFTQLDMEMAFTPLEDMLKLNEELIRKVFFEIIGVELPNPFPRLTYAEAMIRYGSDRPDTRFDLELKDVSDVFRGSTFKVFADTLSSGGIIKALCVPSGAKYYSNTALKKGDIYFEAIKSGAKGLPFLKVSSDGSLEGIPALVSSLDLAKQDCLLKLLLASSDDLILFAVGKPTSVNKILDRLRIHVANELCLIDHSRHSIMWVTDFPMFEWNDYEERFEALHHPFTAPNPEDMKDLSSARALAYDLVYNGVEIGGGSLRIYKRDIQEKVLEIVGISSEQAEAKFGYLLEALDMGAPPHGGIAFGLDRLLSPRLPLPSVPLLAPLRRWMPSSLRISHFRPYKLSIHLNLCNFFLIQFAYPPLERVVSSGRVVITLVSCLYVKFGLHFLLDIYPSSIIFPA from the exons ATGTCCCTCCTCCTCCTCCGCTCCCTTCCCGCCGGCGCTTTTCGCGCTAGGCACTCGCCGTCGTCACATCTGCCTTTCATTCTCGCCTTCGGCAGAATTAAATCGAATCCAATTGCTTCACTTCAGAGACGCGCGATCTTCTCAATTTCCGCTTCCGCCACTTCGGCTTCCGAAACCATCAGTATCTCTGCTCACAAACATCCGCCACCGCCCTCGTCCGATGCGAATACAGCCGCACTTGAATGGGTCAATCGAACCGCTTTTTGTGGCGAATTGTCCGAACCCGACGTCGGTAAGCGGGTCCGACTTTGTGGGTGGGTGGCCCTCCATCGTGTTCACGGCGCTCTCACATTTGTCACTCTTCGTGACCATACCGGAACTGTTCAG GTAACGACGCTCCCAGATGAGTTTCCCGAGGCCCATTCACTTATGAATGGGTTGAGACTTGAGTATGTAATAGCCGTGGAGGGTTTTGTTCGGCCTAGACCAGTTGAGTCGATCAACAGGAACATGAAGACTGGATCCATAGAG GTAGCTGCAGAACACGTCCATGTGTTGAATGCAGTAAGTTTTAAGTTACCTTTCTTGGTGACCACTGCAGAGGAAACAAAAGATTCCATTAAAGAGGAAATTAGACTGAG ATATCGATGCCTTGATTTACGAAGACCTCATATGAATTCAAACATAATGTTGCGGCATAGAGTGGTGAAACTTATTCGACGATATCTTGAGGATTTTCATGGTTTTGTGGAG ATTGAGACTCCAATTTTATCTAGATCTACTCCAGAAGGTGCAAGGGATTATTTAGTGCCTTCTAGAATTCAG CCAGGATTATTTTATGCTTTGCCTCAGAGTCCACAGCTTTTCAAGCAAATGCTCATGGTTTCTGGTTTTGATAGATACTATCAAATTGCAAG ATGCTTCAGGGATGAAGATCTGAGGGCAGATAGGCAACCTGAATTCACGCAGTTGGACATGGAAATGGCATTCACTCCTCTGGAAGACATGCTGAAGCTCAATGAAGAGTTAATCAGAAAG GTTTTTTTTGAGATCATTGGAGTTGAACTACCAAACCCTTTTCCAAGGCTTACATATGCTGAAGCTATGATCAGATATGGTTCAGATAGACCCGACACCCGTTTCGATCTTGAATTGAAAGAT GTATCTGATGTTTTCAGGGGTTCAACCTTCAAAGTATTTGCAGATACCTTGTCTAGTGGGGGAATCATTAAGGCATTATGTGTCCCTTCAGGAGCAAAATATTATTCAAATACAGCTCTCAAAAAGGGCGATATTTACTTTGAAGCCATAAAATCTGGAGCAAAGGGTCTGCCTTTCTTAAAGGTCTCAAGTGATG GGTCACTTGAAGGCATTCCTGCACTTGTGTCTAGTTTGGATCTGGCTAAGCAAGATTGTTTACTGAAGTTACTATTGGCCAGTTCAGATGATCTGATCCTGTTTGCAGTTGGTAAACCTACATCAGTTAATAAAATCTTAGACCGGCTGAGGATTCATGTAGCGAATGAGCTGTGCTTGATTGATCAC TCAAGACATTCAATCATGTGGGTGACTGATTTTCCAATGTTCGAATGGAATGACTACGAGGAGAGGTTTGAG GCCTTGCATCATCCATTCACTGCCCCTAACCCTGAGGATATGAAGGATCTTTCATCTGCTCGTGCCTTGGCCTATGACTTGGTTTATAACGGTGTTGAG ATTGGAGGAGGAAGCTTAAGAATCTACAAGCGTGACATACAAGAAAAGGTGTTGGAAATTGTTGGAATCTCCTCCGAACAG GCTGAAGCGAAGTTTGGTTATCTGTTGGAGGCTTTGGACATGGGCGCTCCTCCTCATG GAGGAATTGCTTTTGGGTTGGATAGACTT CTTTCCCCAAGACTACCACTGCCCAGTGTGCCCTTACTCGCTCCCCTTCGGAGGTGGATGCCCAGCAGCTTAAGGATCTCTCACTTCAGACCATATAAGTTATCAATACATTTGAATCTCTGTAATTTTTTCTTGATTCAGTTTGCATATCCTCCTCTAGAAAGGGTGGTTAGCAGTGGAAGGGTGGTGATAACATTGGTCTCTTGTTTGTATGTCAAATTCGGTTTACATTTTTTACTGGATATATACCCTAGCAGCATTATCTTTCCTGCATAA